In the Ornithodoros turicata isolate Travis chromosome 5, ASM3712646v1, whole genome shotgun sequence genome, GGCATAGAGCGACGAGCACGATATAAATAGCTGTGTCGCTTCGCAGGTATAGTAAAATCTGGCCAAAGAGTGGAACGAAAAGTAGTGACCACTCCAGTAAGGACAAGAAAATGGAAGTGAGAATGCTTGTCGTTCCTAACACGTCTCATAGCAAAGGGGTTTGCGACTGTCGAGATAGTGGATCAGAGTTCGTGTTTGTGTCCTACCGGTAGATACGTAGAAAATGTTATGCCGAGAAGTTGGGtacaaaaaattaggacctGCTACTGGCAGCCTTGGCTGAGTGCATAACATACCAATGGTCAAAATTTTCGTTTCGTCATCTTCCAGAGATGACATGGAAACTGTTTCCATTTTCTTTACGGTGCGCCgttacgtatatatatataagaacgAAGAAAAAGGTGCCGGTGCATATGAATTTCAAGTTCAGACACCCCTTTGGGctgcataaaaaaaaatgttttgcggTCCGTTCAGCGCTTTTTGAGCACTACGTGGTTTTGCAAGTCGAACAaccacaactttattttgagatgaccCATATGCACACACAGTACAACTAGAGATCGAGGCTATCATGATATATCTGATATCAAATTTAAACTAGCATATTTATTCGCATAattaatgcccccccccccccccccccccccccccccgaagtgGTGGGCCTTCTCTTCTTGGTGTATTTAGCGCACATGGTTCGCGACTCCGATGCTTCAGAATATAACGGTAATTGAGTGTACCTCCACTGTCGGGACCCAATGTTTTCCTGTCGTACATGTAAATGGACGCTCCTATACGGCAGGAGCAGTGAACGAAGAGACATTCGCCAGGCATTCGCACCATAGTATCTCGCCTTGGACATTGGTGGCACAAGTCCATTTTCCCTTTCGGCCAAGTGAAGGGATCAGACATCTTCTTGCTTCTAGTTTCAACCTTTGATTTTTGAGATTTCCTACTGAATGGAGATTGAAAGCTACTACCGTATCCATTTCCTAAATTACTTAAATAAAATATATAGCATATTATTTAGCAATTTAGAATGTTATTGCCTGTGCCGCTTCattcggtagcagacgacgtcgtGTTTTAACCCGTGGATAGCTCGAAATCCATATGCGGACGTCTGGCAACAATGGAATCGTCTAACGGGTCGAACCACCGCTAAATCTACACCTATCCGTCCGCTACGGGATCGTTAGTAAATTACAGCCCTAGGCTGCCCGTACATTGGTCTGCctgatataccgggtgttttacgaaaatcccccggctgaataattcgtgaataGGTGGCGCCGTCGAAGAAATtgctttttggtaaagatccttgggacatcggttatgaactgagtagtgagcggctcatttgcatacgctcactaattaaataaacatcctaacttttaaattttacttcgcacgcttacggaagctctgttttacgcatcgggaccttcagcgaaaaatattgcaagaaaaaaatcacgtcgacacttagtgatctTTCCGAGTAAGAGATGCTTTAATATTCCTTTTtcaaagcgactggtaaacaCCGCttgcggttctgtcgttccgtaggtgagatagcgtgctcttatcatggatggtGACGAATGCGCCtcgagcgctgtgaactagtggggtgaactcttaaaaattaaggggggggggggtaagggtggtgaaagggcttaaaaattaactacaccacatagcacgctcctagccaaccatcatcccgaatgacaactttGTCGCcgaatttgttgaaaacgggaggcggagcctgtagagaaggagaaggaacacGAAAGCGTCTCCTGcgctcttgcggctgttccttatcttccgtcacccccgtttgtcaaccaggcggatgaacatgacattgacagccggatagctgatccaaagagcgcactggtgcactgctccgcgcaagaaatatgtaaaccgaaaccaattaattactcggaaaaatcactaagtgtcgaagTGATccttttcttgcaatatttttcgctgaaggtcccggtGCGTAAAACAAAGGTTCCGTAAGCGCGCGAAGTAacatttaaaagttaggatgtttatttaataagTGAgcctatgcaaatgagccgcgcactactcagttcataggTGATGTCCCGAGGACCTTTATCAAAAAGACACTTCttcgacggcgccacctgttcacgaattattcagccgggggattttcgtgaaactcCCTGTATAGAACCGATCTCACCAAGTGTGGCATTATTTTGTATGAAGCCCCGATCGCTGGCACAAATATGTCCATATATGAGCTTTGAAACCCCAAGTGTTAATCTTGGTTCATACTCCAAACATTTGTCGCTGATGGAAATTCTTTCGTCTGTATATCATCAGCAGAAGAATCATCGTTTACAGGGTCGACAGGCCGCTCTAGCACTGAGGGCAGTGTCTTAAGCCGCACTCTTAAAACCGCatcaccgcatatcacgctctTAGCCTTCTGCAATGGTTGGCCTAGCCTATGCTATGGtaggtgctatgtggtgaagagtACGCTTTGCGGGTATGCTCCCATCTCCCTGAAAAGTACTTACGCGTAGTGAATGACAGCCAAAATTGCTTCTGAACTAACTCATGTGTACTGTAAGCGACAAGTAAGTTGCACACTTATTATATTGTTGTACCATGATTATTGTTATATATGATTTGGAGAAGCGGCTCTTGTGCTATTCACACAAACAGTCGCTACCAGAAGTGACATTTTTTCGGCGGGTTCATCGGAGCACCCGCAGCGCATCCGAATACCGCACTGAAGTGCTCGGAATTCAGAAAGGGAACGTTACACCTTTCATCCAGAGGAGGGTGATTTGAATCTGGAACGCTGGTCCCACACCATGCCAGACACCAAGCGACGTAGAAGAGCTCGTCACTTGTCAAGTTTTTAACCTTTCCGAGCGTTACGGTCGACCTCTGTGAAGCCTTCTGGTAGGCGCTCAGAAGCGAACCTTCTCCCATGGTGTCAGCGAGGTACTCGTCGGGGAATTCAGCGAAGTGACGAGCCTTAGGCGAGCCTTCGATGCTATCTTTGTGGCACTTGGCCAGAACATTGAATGCTTCTTCGCTTTTATCGGTGAACCACTGTACACGATCCCCTTTACCGTCGTAACCTCTTCCATCGACGTCGTAtccatgcatcatttcatgcgTCATGATTCGTCCCAATGCACCGTAGTTGACTTCCGGCGGTCCGCCATACGTGAATATCGGCCTGTACATGATGCCGGGAGAAATGTAAAGAGCGTTGTACATTTTTGCGTACGCTGCATTAGCGATGAATAGCGGTATTTCACCGAGGAAGGTAGCTTGAAGGAGGAAAGTCGTAGCGTTTGGTTGGAGAATTAGCCTCCAGATTTGATCCATAAGAATGTCATTGAGACTCATGAGGTTCGCGATGAAAGGACCATTCAGATCTGGAACATCAGCCAGTGAATAGCGTTCTAACGGATATCCAATGAACTTGTTCAATTGCGATAGTTTGTCCACTGCGCCTTTCCGTGTCTTTGTGTCGAGCCAGACAGACGTATTGAATGAAGCTTGTATTTCGTTGAAGATATTCTGTGCCATTTCTTCAACGCGTGCCACTCTTGACTCATTCACAGTCTTCCTCAAGACCTCGAGGGGGCCTAATTTGGGAAACACCTTCATGACAGATAAAAAACAACTGGTGCGATTCATAGGCTCTATAAGACCGGAAGCGTTATAAAGGAAACGTGTGATGCTCCAGGCGAGGAATGTCCGGAGTTCGGTTGCCCTTATCGATGGATTGGTTCCAAACAGGTCTAGGAAAAGGCGTATGCTAGTCATTGACATATACATGCTGTAGTTGCCCGGAAGAAGTGTGTTGCTGTAATTTTGAAGGGCTTCATTCCAGATGGACGACACATTCTTGTCCAATCCGTACCATGCATAACGCATTGGTAGAACGTGAATAGCTTCCTTGTGCTGTCGTCTCGCTATCTTCAACACCTTGTCTTCGGCTCGCAGAATTTCATTTATTGTGGTTCCGTTGACTCCGCTCGCACGGAAGACGAATCCTAATATTTTTGCGACGAAGCGCTTTCGCTGCAGCCGTCTACCACGCTTCTGCGCTTTAAACCATTCAAACCCGCGAGTCGCTTTTACTGCGAGTGCAACTTCGCCGTACCTACGGAAGAATACGGGTGACATACCGAATATCAGTGGCCAGTCCTTCCACATAAACTCAACTTGTTTGAACAGGGGGTGAAAGGTCATGTTTCTCGTTACGTCCATGTTGTTGGCAGTCAAGAAACGCAATATGGTTCGACGAATTGCTCTCCTGTCCTGAGGGTCTGCGCACGACTGGTAAAATGCAGCCACCTTCTCAAATGCTGTTTGTCCTACTGGTGGTATCCTTGCATAGGCAACCGAGCGGAAGACACTGAGCGTGAGATTGGCGCTTACGGAATTCATGAGGCCTCCTTTTAATTCCATGGCGAATTTCTCGTTGATTCCTTCGCAGACGAAAGTGAAGAAGTTGTCGCACGGGTCCTTCGACGTGTTCACGGACAACTCAATGAGCCGACGCATGTAATGACAGTCCTCAGTGTCGCATACTTTCTTCACGACACGTTCACTGCCTCCATGTGGAACCTGCATTTCGACCGGCTTGCCCGCGTTCTCTTGCTGTTGTCCAGCGCCAAGTGTCACACCATGTGTTCCGGCGGTGTCTGTGGAAAGCGTCCGCGCTGTACTAAGATCGTCGTACTGGTCATCGAAAGGTACTTGTCTATGAATAACAGGCTGATGGTTTATGATGATAGCCACAGCGGCAGCGAATGCAAAGGCGGCGGCTGCATAGCATATCAGGCCAAGGACTCTGCTCTTGTCGTTCTTTCGCCTTCCAAAAGACTCCTGAAAGGAACAAAAGCGAAAACGTTCACGCCTGCAAAAACAGGAAGCTGTCTTCGGTTATGCATTCCGGAAAAGATGCACTCCAGAGACCTCATCGTTCTTCACGTCGATCGGTATAGCAGCCGAGTTGTATACAGATCACTGTCGAAAACGAATCTAATAGGGGATACATGAACAACgacattatttattatttttgaggGCGTACTTCTGCAGTGTTGTTTGCAGTGTTCGCCAAATGGATCTCTGGGGAAAAGACAACACCGCTCCTTTTTTATTGATCTGCTCCGAATCAGACTAGACGGGCAGATAAAACGAAACCTCAGAAGTTGCTGACAGCCTCTAGTAAAacaagggagttgcctcaggagagAAGCCTTCTGTTCTGGACAGAAGGACAGaaggcttctgtcctgaggcaactcccttccttcatctctaccggttcgctggatttctacccatctagtaAGACAAGCTTTACAAAACGCTATGGTAAGTCTTGAGAGACGAGAAAGGATATGGTCAGCACCACCGGAATCCTCGCATCAAAGCAGAGCAGATATAGGCTGAGTCAAGTTCAAGATTGCTTTAGAACACCCAACAATGACGCTAAAGCTTTCAAATTTAATATGTACAAGCTTGTACATATTACGCAGATATTAAACTTGGAAAGCTTTACAGTCATTGTTTTGAGTCCTCGCAAAGAGAGAAaagggagaaaagaaaaagaaaatggtaGAGTGATTAGGAAATTTAGCACAGGTACGATAATTACTCAATGTTGGTAGAACATTCTGTTATCTACATGTAACTCCTCGAGGGAGATTCAGTTCTGGGAAGTTTCCAAGTGATTGAGCATCGTAGCGCAGCGTTGTGCACCTGGGGGCAGAACGTCAACCGCTCAACGTCAACACCACCATATTGACAGTTTTGAATACGAGATTTGTACTTCCGCATTATCCATAACTACTAAGCTCAAtcactctgaaatttgccagcATTGAATTCCTCGGCTCCACTACTGCAACGATTCTTTGCTGCCAAGTAGCACGTCGTCGTCGCTCTACGTTAATACTTCCACAGCAAAATGAAGCAGAGAAGCGGGAAGAGTGTCTGAACGGCAAATCGATCACTGATTGCTTACCGAGTCTAAACTGGCGCAGCCAGGGACCTTCCCCATCACGCTCCAGCTTTTAAGCAGCTCGTTCGATAgcgcttcttcttctccccTTCTTCGTCAAAAAGTGGCGCATAGCTCACTGGCGATAGCGCTACAACGAACACGTGCGCGAACTGGCTTATGATTCATGATCAGCTTTCTCTGTGTGCCCTGTACTACAGAAGTTAACTTATGAAAGGCAGCACTTAGCCTCACGAAACAGCGGTGAAGAACAGTGCCCCCAAAAGAAATTATGAGTTGTCACTGCACAGCGCAAAACACTGTTTCGATCCTGGGTATATGCCTAGTGACGACTCAATTTTTTTAGGGCCCTTTTCTAGTTTATGGTACCCTATTCTAAAAATGCTGAAGACCCGACAGCAGGCTCGTTCAGAGTATACCAGCCTAGGGTTCCTGCTGTGAGGGAATAGCGCTGTATCTGTTCCAATTACTTATTATTTGCGCTGCATCATCCTGTGCTGTTGCGCtaaggtaaaaaagaaagatccGCACGAGAATGACAGCGGGAAGGACGTTCAGGTGAATATGACGCATCCTGCCACAAAACAAAATCGTGCATATCAaaaatcgtgctgttcaaatcaTGCGTGAAggaaacaatgaaaaaaaaaaaaaaaagagaagaagaagaaaaataccgCCCAGCAAACTAAACCAAATGACTTTTGTTCTGTGCCACAACTCGACTCTGCGCGCCGAGGGTACCAGTAGTTTGTCTTTcggcgttttcttctttccacacatggaatacctcctactttgacgcatcctcggaagagaTAGATTGAGCGATTCAGATCCGCAAACCTCAGTAGTATAGGGCCTTGTTCATTTGATTCCCTTCGCCGCCAGGGCTGCGCTACAGTCGCGGACGTGTCTGGGCCGACTCAGTTCGCGAATTTTTTCCGTGTGCCGTAGGTGGCGCGTACGGGGAGCAGGGATTGcctgtacaccctccctgcatttttgcaacaccctccgtgaaatttctcaggtgaccccacccagctcggcgaCCAACACGTTCTGATAGTGTGTCCGGcacagcgaattaca is a window encoding:
- the LOC135395395 gene encoding uncharacterized protein LOC135395395 gives rise to the protein MGKVPGCASLDSESFGRRKNDKSRVLGLICYAAAAFAFAAAVAIIINHQPVIHRQVPFDDQYDDLSTARTLSTDTAGTHGVTLGAGQQQENAGKPVEMQVPHGGSERVVKKVCDTEDCHYMRRLIELSVNTSKDPCDNFFTFVCEGINEKFAMELKGGLMNSVSANLTLSVFRSVAYARIPPVGQTAFEKVAAFYQSCADPQDRRAIRRTILRFLTANNMDVTRNMTFHPLFKQVEFMWKDWPLIFGMSPVFFRRYGEVALAVKATRGFEWFKAQKRGRRLQRKRFVAKILGFVFRASGVNGTTINEILRAEDKVLKIARRQHKEAIHVLPMRYAWYGLDKNVSSIWNEALQNYSNTLLPGNYSMYMSMTSIRLFLDLFGTNPSIRATELRTFLAWSITRFLYNASGLIEPMNRTSCFLSVMKVFPKLGPLEVLRKTVNESRVARVEEMAQNIFNEIQASFNTSVWLDTKTRKGAVDKLSQLNKFIGYPLERYSLADVPDLNGPFIANLMSLNDILMDQIWRLILQPNATTFLLQATFLGEIPLFIANAAYAKMYNALYISPGIMYRPIFTYGGPPEVNYGALGRIMTHEMMHGYDVDGRGYDGKGDRVQWFTDKSEEAFNVLAKCHKDSIEGSPKARHFAEFPDEYLADTMGEGSLLSAYQKASQRSTVTLGKVKNLTSDELFYVAWCLAWCGTSVPDSNHPPLDERCNVPFLNSEHFSAVFGCAAGAPMNPPKKCHFW